From Roseibium alexandrii DFL-11, the proteins below share one genomic window:
- a CDS encoding ABC transporter substrate-binding protein: MTKTFLKLTAASVALCAGLSAANAETLRWARAGDSLTLDPHAQNEGPTHTLAHQMYEPLLQRDMEAQIIPALATSWEPTEDPTVWEFKLREGVKFHGGEDFTADDVVFSFKRAMMPTSAMKELLNSIKDVRKVDDYTVHFETDGPNPLLPNNMTNLFIMDSGWATDNGCEAPQDIANGGDNPCVRAVNGTGAFVLESRKQDSETILKQNPNYWGKGEFPLEVTEIIYTPIQEGATRVSALLSGEVDLIQDVPVQDLPIVERTDGLKLNTAAQNRTIFFGMNQGADDLASDTVDGKNPLADNRVREAMNIALNRDAIKKIVMRDQSAPTGVIMPPFVNGWTEALDGYPEYDVAKAKALMEEAGYGDGFGLTLNCPNDRYVNDEGICQAAVGMLGQIGVKVNLDAKPKAQHFPLIQNKETDFYMLGWGVPTFDSEYIFNFLTHTTTDKLGSWNATGYSNPDLDAKIKSLASETDQEVRNATIAEIWDTVKSENLYLPIHNQVLNWGMADKINFAVQPEDQPHFKFLTFN, from the coding sequence ATGACGAAGACTTTCCTGAAATTGACTGCTGCAAGTGTGGCCCTTTGTGCCGGGCTGAGCGCAGCAAACGCTGAAACGCTTCGCTGGGCGCGTGCTGGCGACTCTCTCACTCTGGACCCGCATGCTCAGAACGAGGGCCCGACCCACACGCTTGCGCACCAGATGTATGAGCCGCTCCTGCAGCGCGACATGGAAGCACAGATCATTCCGGCACTCGCAACCAGCTGGGAGCCGACCGAAGATCCGACCGTTTGGGAATTCAAACTCCGTGAAGGCGTGAAGTTCCATGGCGGCGAAGACTTCACCGCCGATGACGTTGTCTTCTCATTCAAGCGCGCAATGATGCCGACATCAGCGATGAAAGAATTGCTGAACTCCATCAAGGATGTGCGCAAGGTCGACGATTACACTGTCCATTTCGAGACAGACGGCCCGAACCCGCTTCTGCCGAACAACATGACAAACCTGTTCATCATGGATTCCGGCTGGGCAACCGACAACGGCTGCGAAGCACCGCAAGACATTGCAAATGGCGGTGACAATCCGTGCGTGCGCGCTGTAAACGGAACGGGCGCATTTGTCCTTGAAAGCCGCAAACAGGATTCCGAAACAATCCTGAAGCAGAACCCGAACTACTGGGGCAAAGGCGAGTTCCCGCTGGAAGTCACTGAAATCATTTACACCCCTATCCAGGAAGGCGCGACCCGCGTGTCCGCTCTTCTGTCTGGTGAAGTGGACCTGATTCAGGACGTTCCAGTACAGGATTTGCCGATCGTTGAGCGGACCGATGGCCTGAAGCTCAACACTGCAGCTCAGAACCGGACGATCTTCTTCGGTATGAACCAGGGCGCTGACGATCTTGCCAGCGACACGGTCGACGGCAAAAACCCGCTCGCTGACAACCGCGTTCGTGAAGCAATGAACATCGCTCTCAACCGGGATGCGATCAAGAAGATCGTCATGCGCGATCAGTCTGCTCCGACCGGTGTGATCATGCCCCCGTTCGTAAACGGCTGGACGGAAGCACTGGACGGATATCCGGAATATGACGTTGCGAAAGCAAAGGCATTGATGGAAGAGGCTGGCTACGGCGACGGTTTCGGCCTAACCCTGAACTGCCCGAACGACCGTTATGTCAATGACGAAGGCATCTGTCAGGCTGCCGTTGGGATGCTCGGCCAGATCGGCGTCAAGGTTAACCTCGACGCAAAGCCGAAGGCACAGCACTTCCCGCTGATCCAGAACAAGGAAACAGACTTCTACATGCTCGGCTGGGGCGTTCCGACGTTCGATTCCGAGTACATCTTCAACTTCCTGACGCACACCACGACCGACAAGCTCGGCTCCTGGAATGCAACCGGCTACTCCAACCCGGATCTGGATGCGAAAATCAAAAGCCTCGCATCTGAAACAGATCAGGAAGTCCGTAACGCCACGATTGCTGAAATCTGGGATACGGTGAAATCTGAGAACCTGTACCTGCCGATCCACAACCAGGTCCTGAACTGGGGCATGGCTGACAAGATCAACTTCGCAGTACAGCCGGAAGACCAGCCGCACTTTAAGTTCCTGACTTTTAACTAA
- a CDS encoding ABC transporter permease, producing the protein MLAFIIRRLGQALLVLMAVGFVSFAMFKFMGDPVESMLGQEATAADRAELEERLGLNDPIIVQYVRYFQRAMSGDFGVSYRVGLPVGEVILERLPATLELAFLSGVIAISLGFMLGVYTAIRRDGYVANFIMTASLIGVSLPTFLIGVFLIWLFAVNLGWLPSFGRGDTRSLFGVDLAILTVDGLKSMILPAITLGLYQMTLIMRLVRSEMLEVLRTDYIRFARARGLSQKTVNFGHAMKNTMVPVITVTGLQFGSIVAFAIITESVFQWPGVGLLFINAVNFVDIPVMSAYLLLVAVIFVTINLIVDLLYFTIDPRLSVGNN; encoded by the coding sequence ATGCTCGCATTCATCATTCGCCGCCTCGGCCAGGCACTTCTAGTCCTGATGGCCGTCGGTTTTGTTTCATTTGCCATGTTCAAATTCATGGGCGACCCCGTGGAGAGCATGCTTGGTCAGGAAGCGACAGCTGCCGACCGCGCGGAACTTGAGGAGCGGCTCGGACTGAATGATCCGATCATCGTTCAATATGTCCGCTACTTCCAACGAGCCATGTCCGGCGACTTTGGCGTTTCGTACCGCGTGGGCCTGCCGGTCGGTGAAGTGATCCTGGAACGCCTCCCCGCAACGCTCGAGTTGGCCTTCTTATCAGGCGTAATTGCGATATCACTGGGCTTCATGTTGGGGGTCTATACAGCCATCCGACGAGATGGCTATGTCGCAAACTTCATCATGACAGCTTCTCTGATCGGCGTTTCGCTTCCAACCTTCCTGATCGGCGTTTTCCTGATCTGGCTGTTCGCGGTTAATCTTGGCTGGCTCCCCTCCTTCGGGCGCGGTGACACCCGCAGCCTGTTCGGGGTCGACCTGGCTATTCTGACCGTCGACGGGCTGAAATCCATGATCTTGCCGGCGATCACCCTTGGTCTTTATCAGATGACCTTGATCATGCGTTTGGTGCGCTCAGAAATGCTTGAGGTCTTGAGAACAGACTACATCCGTTTTGCAAGAGCCCGCGGACTGAGCCAGAAGACTGTCAATTTCGGTCATGCCATGAAGAACACCATGGTTCCGGTTATTACCGTGACCGGACTTCAGTTCGGTTCGATTGTCGCCTTTGCAATCATCACGGAAAGCGTGTTCCAGTGGCCAGGTGTTGGCCTTCTCTTCATCAATGCGGTCAACTTTGTCGATATCCCGGTCATGTCAGCGTATCTGCTGCTCGTTGCCGTCATTTTCGTGACCATCAACCTGATCGTCGACCTGCTCTATTTCACCATCGACCCGCGTCTCAGTGTGGGCAACAACTGA
- a CDS encoding ABC transporter ATP-binding protein — protein sequence MSDTPLLKVSDLIVEFPTRNGVLRPVDRVGFEVRAGEILGLVGESGAGKSMCGSAIIGLIDRPGRISGGEIHLDGERIDNLPEERMRRIRGKKIAMVFQDPLTSLNPLMTVGQQLIQTIRTHLALSQNDARAKAIALLEEVGIPAAATRIDAYPHQFSGGMRQRVVISLALAAEPELIIADEPTTALDVSVQAQIMALLKRLCRERGTAVILITHDMGVIAETTDRVAVLYAGRIAEIGPTRNVLSAPSHPYTVGLMASTPSTTGSLQTLSQIPGSMPNLRAIPKGCAFNQRCTKAISACFNDIPVLEPVNGSEVACWLYDPAYKQIEKEISGASE from the coding sequence GTGTCAGATACTCCACTTCTTAAAGTCTCCGACCTCATCGTCGAGTTTCCGACCCGCAATGGCGTGTTGCGTCCCGTCGACCGGGTTGGGTTCGAAGTCCGCGCCGGCGAGATCCTGGGTCTCGTTGGTGAGAGCGGCGCCGGCAAATCAATGTGCGGCTCTGCCATCATCGGCCTGATTGACCGTCCGGGCCGGATCAGCGGTGGTGAAATTCACCTCGATGGTGAGCGCATCGACAATCTTCCCGAAGAGCGCATGCGCCGTATCCGGGGCAAGAAGATCGCGATGGTCTTCCAAGACCCGCTGACCAGCCTCAATCCGTTGATGACGGTAGGCCAGCAGCTGATCCAAACCATCCGGACCCACCTGGCCCTCTCCCAAAACGATGCTCGAGCAAAGGCCATTGCGCTGCTCGAAGAAGTGGGCATTCCGGCTGCGGCGACACGGATTGACGCTTACCCGCACCAATTCTCCGGGGGCATGCGCCAGCGCGTGGTGATTTCACTCGCCCTGGCGGCGGAGCCGGAACTCATCATTGCGGACGAACCAACGACAGCGCTTGATGTATCCGTTCAAGCGCAGATCATGGCGCTGCTGAAGCGCCTCTGCCGGGAACGTGGGACCGCGGTAATTCTGATCACGCACGACATGGGCGTGATCGCGGAAACAACAGACCGCGTTGCTGTTCTTTATGCAGGCCGGATCGCGGAAATAGGGCCGACCCGGAACGTTTTGAGCGCGCCATCGCACCCCTACACTGTCGGCTTGATGGCCTCCACACCATCGACAACCGGATCGTTACAAACGCTCAGCCAAATCCCCGGCTCCATGCCGAATCTTCGGGCTATTCCGAAAGGTTGCGCGTTTAATCAGCGGTGCACCAAAGCCATTTCGGCCTGTTTCAACGACATTCCGGTTCTCGAACCAGTGAATGGCAGTGAAGTCGCCTGCTGGCTCTACGACCCGGCCTACAAACAAATCGAAAAAGAAATCTCCGGAGCGTCTGAATGA
- a CDS encoding efflux RND transporter permease subunit, translated as MTWLTNWFIRNPVAANLLMVFILFAGITSVFTVRIEGFPKIPADTVTVATSLPNAHTAQVDEQITRKVEKAVEGLEGMKSIKSQSQPGLSVVSIQKTDGTKLPKLLDDVRLRIDGIYDLPKDARRPVIETNDFDLPALYIQIYGDIDLKSLQKIARDLRADLLASPEITRVKDWGLRTQEISIEFTPGTLQRHNLTIADVMERIQQSSLFFQGGTLRTAGGDITLRADSQAYSVRDFEKIPVATWPDGTTTSLGELATITDGFDETPIETRFNQRPSVGMEVLIGRKDNLLQVSDAAETIVAEARRSLPKGVKIAIWGNSRDYIADRLQLLSSSAVQGLILVALMLSLFLNVRLAFWVAMGIPISLAGAFALATSGWVDYSLNDITTFGFIIVLGILVDDAVVVGESVHEQRKTFADPIKGTAAGVEKVSVATVFGVLTTVAAFFPLLLITSPLGKVLAGFAGVVILALLFSLVESKLILPAHLAHIKSSTSHPTGWAARGWSWLQKGAKAGLLGFRDRIYAPILRWALVNRYAVLITFVAVAALVFGLMAKGQIKSAFFPNVPGQVISVSLQMDQRAPAPLTRKTVALLEDAAVALNQDPELITANGNGAVAHVFAFVTSATTAELYMEVIPSADRPHLTTSDILEAWKSRVAPLEGVSEITFSAFEDFGGGFQIRLMAKDRQVLEAASLEVRDRLERISGVSNTRDSLLTGQPELRLRLKPEARSLGFTSESLARQIGYAFGGGEAQRIQRGDAEVRVVVRNALTARDRIEDLMEMQLKSAKGQWIPLSTVAEITPSYVPDQIKRRNGALVTTVMADINRDIAAPEEVAETIFGDFSQNLETKYPGLKVDAGGELEEIGEMRGGLLRAFLIAGLLIYILMAVPLKSYWKPVIIMSVIPFGFVGAVLGHAVMDLPFSLLSFFGVLALIGVVVNDSLVMMTHYVQAREEGADHEDAVFNCGVARFQAIFLTTATTVVGLAPLMSEMSEQARYLIPAAVSLAYGEVFATIITLILIPVLLSIGNDIRKLLSTANGLRRPKHSLTKSTAIATTNH; from the coding sequence ATGACTTGGCTCACAAACTGGTTCATCCGCAATCCCGTCGCTGCCAATCTTTTGATGGTTTTCATCCTCTTTGCTGGCATCACATCTGTCTTTACCGTGCGAATTGAGGGCTTCCCCAAGATCCCGGCCGACACGGTTACGGTGGCAACATCCTTGCCAAATGCGCACACCGCGCAGGTGGATGAGCAGATCACGCGAAAAGTTGAGAAGGCTGTCGAGGGTCTGGAGGGGATGAAATCGATCAAGTCTCAATCTCAGCCCGGCCTCTCAGTGGTTTCGATCCAGAAAACCGATGGCACAAAACTCCCCAAACTTCTCGACGACGTTCGGTTGAGAATCGATGGCATCTACGATTTGCCAAAGGATGCCCGGCGACCTGTGATCGAAACGAATGACTTCGACCTTCCCGCGCTCTACATCCAGATCTACGGAGACATTGACCTTAAATCCCTACAAAAGATTGCCCGCGACCTGCGCGCCGATCTTTTGGCAAGCCCTGAAATTACCAGGGTCAAGGATTGGGGACTTCGGACGCAGGAAATCTCGATCGAATTCACCCCGGGCACGCTGCAACGTCATAATTTGACGATTGCAGACGTCATGGAACGCATTCAACAATCGTCTCTTTTCTTCCAAGGCGGAACGCTGAGAACAGCGGGCGGTGACATCACCCTGCGCGCAGACAGTCAGGCTTATTCTGTTCGCGACTTCGAAAAGATCCCCGTTGCGACATGGCCAGATGGAACAACCACATCGCTCGGTGAGCTCGCGACCATTACAGACGGTTTCGACGAAACTCCGATCGAGACACGTTTCAACCAAAGACCCTCTGTGGGGATGGAAGTGCTGATCGGGCGCAAGGACAATCTTTTGCAAGTTTCGGATGCTGCAGAAACTATTGTTGCAGAGGCGCGAAGAAGCTTGCCTAAAGGCGTAAAGATTGCCATTTGGGGCAACTCTCGCGACTACATTGCGGACAGGCTTCAACTCTTATCCAGCAGCGCTGTCCAGGGCTTGATCCTTGTGGCGCTGATGCTATCGCTGTTCCTGAACGTGCGGCTTGCCTTCTGGGTCGCAATGGGCATTCCGATCTCTTTGGCTGGTGCCTTCGCGCTGGCTACAAGCGGATGGGTCGACTATTCGCTCAATGACATTACGACTTTCGGCTTTATCATCGTGCTCGGTATCTTGGTCGACGACGCTGTGGTTGTTGGCGAAAGTGTGCACGAGCAGCGGAAGACATTCGCCGATCCGATCAAGGGCACCGCTGCCGGCGTGGAAAAAGTGTCCGTTGCAACAGTCTTCGGTGTGCTGACCACAGTTGCCGCGTTCTTTCCGCTCCTTCTTATTACAAGCCCCTTGGGCAAGGTTCTTGCGGGATTTGCAGGCGTTGTCATTCTGGCGCTGCTGTTTTCCCTTGTTGAAAGCAAGCTCATCCTGCCAGCGCACTTGGCGCATATAAAATCATCGACCTCGCATCCAACAGGATGGGCTGCACGCGGCTGGAGCTGGCTTCAAAAAGGCGCCAAGGCCGGATTGCTGGGCTTCCGGGACCGGATCTACGCCCCGATACTAAGATGGGCACTTGTAAATCGTTACGCTGTTTTGATCACATTTGTCGCCGTGGCGGCCTTGGTTTTCGGTCTCATGGCGAAAGGTCAGATCAAATCTGCGTTCTTCCCGAACGTGCCGGGCCAAGTGATCTCGGTGTCCCTTCAAATGGATCAGCGAGCACCGGCTCCACTCACCCGGAAAACCGTTGCGCTTCTTGAAGACGCTGCTGTTGCGCTCAACCAGGATCCGGAGCTGATCACGGCCAATGGCAATGGAGCCGTCGCGCATGTGTTTGCGTTTGTCACCAGCGCGACAACGGCTGAGCTCTATATGGAAGTGATACCGTCTGCCGACCGCCCTCACCTGACCACCAGCGACATCCTGGAAGCATGGAAGTCCCGGGTTGCCCCTCTGGAAGGTGTCTCGGAAATCACCTTTTCGGCATTTGAAGATTTTGGCGGAGGTTTCCAGATCCGGCTCATGGCGAAAGATCGGCAAGTGCTGGAGGCAGCCAGTCTGGAGGTCCGTGACCGGCTTGAGCGCATTAGCGGAGTTTCCAACACCCGGGACAGTCTGCTGACCGGTCAACCTGAGCTGCGGTTACGCCTGAAGCCAGAGGCACGGTCGTTGGGCTTTACTTCCGAAAGCCTGGCGCGCCAGATCGGATATGCTTTCGGCGGCGGAGAAGCTCAGCGGATACAGAGGGGTGATGCCGAAGTCCGTGTGGTCGTCCGCAACGCATTAACCGCGCGGGATCGCATTGAAGACCTGATGGAGATGCAGCTAAAAAGCGCGAAAGGCCAGTGGATCCCTCTCTCGACTGTGGCTGAAATCACGCCCAGCTATGTTCCGGACCAAATCAAAAGGCGTAACGGCGCCTTGGTTACGACCGTTATGGCGGACATCAACCGGGACATCGCAGCGCCTGAAGAAGTTGCGGAAACGATCTTCGGGGACTTTTCTCAAAACCTTGAAACCAAGTACCCTGGCCTCAAAGTCGATGCGGGCGGTGAGTTGGAAGAAATCGGTGAGATGCGCGGCGGGCTCTTGCGCGCCTTTCTAATCGCCGGTCTCCTGATTTACATCTTGATGGCAGTGCCGCTGAAATCCTACTGGAAGCCGGTCATTATCATGTCTGTTATTCCATTTGGTTTTGTTGGTGCGGTTCTCGGGCACGCAGTTATGGATCTGCCATTCTCATTGCTGTCGTTTTTTGGCGTGCTCGCCTTGATTGGGGTCGTGGTCAACGATTCTCTGGTGATGATGACCCACTACGTGCAGGCTCGCGAGGAAGGTGCCGATCATGAAGATGCAGTCTTCAACTGTGGCGTTGCACGTTTTCAGGCCATTTTCCTCACTACGGCGACAACAGTCGTTGGCCTCGCACCTCTTATGAGCGAGATGTCCGAACAGGCCCGCTACTTGATACCAGCCGCTGTCTCCCTCGCTTACGGAGAAGTCTTCGCGACAATCATCACCCTCATACTCATCCCGGTATTGTTGTCCATTGGCAACGACATCCGCAAGCTGTTGAGCACGGCCAACGGCCTCAGAAGACCAAAACACAGCCTCACGAAAAGCACAGCTATCGCGACAACAAATCACTGA
- a CDS encoding ABC transporter permease translates to METQTPKGASARPEFTETVATSTWQRWLDSDIWHSYKSKPVIVVSSLVFVTLVLGAIFSPFLSPYTPFDPSSLNLMNGFTKPMSSNDFTGDYFFLGTDDQGRDVFSTILFGLRISLFVGLVAVLFAMTLGVILGLLSGYVGGWVDGVIMRIADIQMTFPSIMVAMLLYGIGKGLIPPDLRDEMAIWVLIISIGLSEWVQFARTVRGATMVERQKEYVQAGHLIGLKRWSIMVRHILPNVTGPILVIATISLALAIIAEATLSFLGVGAPKTQPSLGTLINVGRQYILSGEWWILLFPSLTLLALALSVNLFGDWLRDVLNPKLR, encoded by the coding sequence ATGGAAACCCAAACTCCCAAGGGCGCCAGTGCCCGTCCGGAATTCACAGAAACGGTCGCCACATCGACCTGGCAACGTTGGCTGGATTCCGATATCTGGCATTCCTATAAGTCCAAACCGGTGATCGTCGTTTCGTCACTCGTGTTTGTTACGCTTGTGCTCGGAGCCATCTTCTCTCCGTTTTTGTCGCCTTACACACCATTTGACCCATCCAGTCTCAACCTGATGAATGGCTTCACCAAGCCCATGTCATCAAACGACTTCACGGGTGACTACTTCTTTCTTGGTACCGATGATCAAGGTCGCGACGTATTCTCAACCATTCTCTTCGGTTTGCGCATTTCCCTGTTCGTGGGCCTGGTTGCGGTACTGTTCGCTATGACCCTCGGGGTCATTCTTGGCCTTCTGTCCGGATATGTCGGTGGATGGGTTGACGGTGTCATTATGCGTATTGCCGACATCCAGATGACGTTCCCGTCCATTATGGTTGCCATGCTGCTCTATGGTATCGGCAAGGGCCTGATCCCGCCGGATCTGCGGGATGAAATGGCCATCTGGGTCTTGATCATCTCCATTGGTCTTTCTGAATGGGTACAGTTTGCCCGGACCGTCCGCGGTGCCACCATGGTAGAGCGGCAGAAGGAATATGTTCAGGCAGGTCACCTCATCGGCCTTAAGCGCTGGAGCATCATGGTCCGCCACATTCTCCCGAATGTCACCGGACCGATACTCGTGATCGCAACGATCAGCTTGGCACTGGCCATCATCGCAGAAGCCACTTTGAGCTTCCTTGGTGTCGGCGCGCCAAAAACTCAGCCTTCTCTTGGCACGCTGATCAACGTCGGCCGGCAGTACATCCTCTCCGGTGAATGGTGGATACTGCTGTTCCCGTCTCTCACCCTTCTGGCCCTTGCGCTTTCCGTGAACCTTTTCGGCGACTGGCTGCGCGATGTGTTGAACCCGAAATTGCGATAA
- a CDS encoding efflux RND transporter periplasmic adaptor subunit, whose protein sequence is MRKGIWIALAFMALLAVAGVVSGLEDTADVNLTSAPQPLPPVTVVDAVIGTHAGAITVFAEVAPRWQVDLRPRISGVVSNQAPLALAGARVSKGDVLLQLEDAPYVANLADARSVYESSKLDLRQAQNKHHIAMKDWTAAKPGETPPEMAVHLPQVRVAERALKATEARVAASEYDLRSTTLRAPFDGIVTRRNASPGATVNDGDILFQILDDSLLDTQASVSAHEWALLSKDWSDLAIGVFDERGVKIGTAGIRESGGFLDPQSRKHQLFLEVKPLEEGRILPGAFVELHLPVRPIGNTLRIPESALTQNGFVWHVDRGNRLQRFAAQSLFRDTGEVVVAAPEELAQETGLRIVAFPMSAFLPGRKVAPMDLEQSK, encoded by the coding sequence ATGAGAAAAGGCATCTGGATTGCGCTTGCCTTCATGGCATTACTTGCCGTTGCTGGAGTGGTGAGCGGGCTGGAAGACACAGCTGATGTAAATTTGACATCAGCCCCTCAACCGCTCCCTCCAGTAACTGTAGTGGATGCGGTTATTGGCACTCATGCCGGCGCAATCACGGTGTTCGCAGAGGTTGCTCCGCGCTGGCAAGTCGATTTGCGGCCCCGTATCTCAGGTGTTGTCAGCAATCAAGCGCCCCTCGCTCTCGCCGGGGCCCGGGTATCGAAGGGTGACGTCCTCCTGCAATTGGAAGATGCCCCCTATGTAGCCAACCTAGCCGATGCGCGATCGGTCTACGAAAGCTCGAAGCTTGATCTTCGACAGGCACAAAACAAGCACCACATCGCCATGAAGGACTGGACGGCTGCCAAACCCGGAGAGACACCCCCGGAGATGGCCGTTCACCTTCCGCAAGTTCGTGTTGCCGAACGCGCCTTGAAAGCAACAGAGGCGCGCGTCGCTGCATCCGAATATGACCTGCGCTCCACAACTCTGCGGGCCCCCTTTGACGGTATCGTGACCCGGCGCAACGCCAGCCCCGGCGCAACGGTCAATGACGGGGATATTCTCTTTCAGATCCTGGACGACAGCCTGCTGGATACTCAAGCATCGGTGAGCGCGCATGAGTGGGCACTATTGTCCAAGGACTGGTCTGACCTAGCCATAGGTGTGTTTGATGAGCGTGGCGTAAAAATCGGCACTGCAGGAATTCGGGAGAGCGGCGGCTTCCTGGATCCGCAATCGCGGAAACATCAGCTTTTTCTGGAGGTGAAACCTTTGGAAGAGGGGCGCATTCTACCTGGAGCTTTTGTGGAGTTGCACCTGCCTGTCCGCCCTATCGGAAACACCCTCCGCATCCCCGAAAGCGCACTCACCCAGAATGGTTTCGTTTGGCATGTTGATCGCGGTAATCGGCTGCAACGCTTCGCGGCACAGTCTCTTTTCCGCGATACAGGAGAAGTCGTGGTCGCGGCACCGGAAGAGCTCGCGCAAGAAACCGGCCTCCGGATCGTTGCGTTTCCGATGAGCGCGTTTTTGCCCGGACGAAAGGTTGCACCGATGGATCTGGAGCAAAGCAAATGA
- a CDS encoding ABC transporter six-transmembrane domain-containing protein, which translates to MRMAIDLAHIFQMFRAKIAITWTIVFAENCLIALIPLLIGLSIDGLLAGRVSELGWMMAVLCGLCFLAVGRRIYDTRAYGTIRLHLGDELHQRCSSLHVSRRNARIDMSRELVDFLEHEAPQLIAALIQLGVSLTILTYFDMSLGLSSLLVLTGMLLVYACFHRRFYNKNRQLNEQREQQVDVLTRGERLGIFRHLRALRRHEVAISDTEAFVYGGIFLLQVGFIVFNLYQAAGLAGITAGRIFSIASYSWEFVEAALTLPIALQSWSRLSEITRRINSNGDLSLG; encoded by the coding sequence ATGCGGATGGCGATTGATCTAGCTCATATCTTCCAGATGTTCAGGGCGAAAATCGCAATCACCTGGACGATTGTATTTGCTGAAAACTGCCTGATTGCCCTGATCCCGTTGTTGATCGGTCTTTCAATTGACGGCTTGCTTGCGGGCCGGGTTTCCGAACTCGGCTGGATGATGGCCGTATTGTGTGGCCTTTGTTTCCTGGCTGTCGGACGCCGGATTTACGACACCCGTGCCTACGGCACAATACGGCTGCATCTTGGAGATGAACTCCATCAGCGATGCTCCTCATTGCATGTTTCGAGGCGAAATGCCCGGATCGACATGTCACGCGAACTGGTCGACTTTTTGGAGCATGAAGCCCCACAACTGATCGCAGCGCTCATACAACTGGGCGTAAGCCTAACCATCCTGACCTATTTCGATATGTCGCTCGGCCTCTCATCGCTGTTGGTGCTGACCGGGATGCTTCTGGTTTACGCCTGCTTTCACAGACGCTTTTACAACAAAAACCGTCAACTCAACGAGCAGCGCGAACAGCAAGTAGACGTCCTCACACGGGGCGAGCGGCTCGGCATCTTCCGTCACCTGCGCGCCCTGCGCCGGCATGAAGTCGCGATTTCGGATACCGAGGCATTTGTTTATGGCGGCATTTTCCTGCTTCAGGTCGGTTTCATCGTTTTCAATCTCTACCAGGCAGCAGGGCTGGCCGGCATTACCGCAGGACGCATCTTTTCAATCGCAAGCTACTCTTGGGAATTTGTGGAAGCGGCCCTCACCCTTCCAATCGCTCTGCAAAGCTGGTCCCGATTGAGCGAAATAACGCGCAGGATCAACTCAAACGGAGACCTTTCCCTTGGCTAA
- a CDS encoding TetR/AcrR family transcriptional regulator translates to MEVAAACFIAKGFHQTSIRDIARSAGVSLGNIYNHFPGKTEIIAEIASLEAAQIDGFGSMFEKNSKDPHKALDQFLKAYLKTCSAPSHAALTLEILAEAIRQPEITVGFMENREKLLAGLEGLLGRLRNSEMAENYLSDRDAAEFVLDLIEGVGMRVFFEERKPAKRDYQKLHLAISKLCG, encoded by the coding sequence GTGGAGGTTGCAGCCGCGTGTTTTATTGCGAAAGGGTTTCACCAAACCAGCATTCGGGACATCGCTCGCAGCGCGGGGGTTTCCTTGGGAAATATCTACAATCACTTCCCCGGAAAGACTGAGATCATTGCTGAAATTGCCAGTCTCGAAGCGGCGCAAATCGATGGCTTTGGATCTATGTTTGAGAAAAACAGCAAGGATCCGCACAAGGCGCTTGATCAATTTTTGAAAGCATACTTGAAGACGTGCAGCGCCCCCAGCCATGCGGCGTTGACGCTTGAAATTCTGGCAGAAGCCATCCGGCAGCCGGAAATAACTGTCGGATTCATGGAAAACCGTGAGAAGCTTCTGGCAGGTTTAGAGGGGCTGCTCGGCCGGCTGAGAAATAGCGAGATGGCTGAGAATTATCTTTCGGATCGTGATGCGGCTGAGTTTGTCTTGGATCTGATTGAAGGTGTTGGGATGCGGGTGTTTTTTGAGGAGCGGAAACCTGCAAAACGGGATTATCAAAAACTGCATCTGGCAATCAGCAAGCTGTGTGGATGA